From Etheostoma cragini isolate CJK2018 chromosome 10, CSU_Ecrag_1.0, whole genome shotgun sequence, the proteins below share one genomic window:
- the LOC117951695 gene encoding myozenin-2-like isoform X1 has translation MLQAKALCKEVRGEGLNLGKKISVPKDVMMEELNLPSNRGSRMFQERQKRVERFTLENVANGAYSTNDVYSEAVAPPQIIPEPQGGKENQAFSIPGKHSLVMNLQKTIAKKGSPDVLAPGYSGPLKQIPNEKFNTTIIPKSYTSPWSQALGDNTELLNALNTQLPQLPQRLQPSNYRCFNRSALPFGGAMTSRRVIPSIGFEAVESQNLPGIALERMCRRPNFNRAPRGWGCDLCPESNDL, from the exons ATGTTGCAGGCCAAGGCTCTGTGTAAGGAGGTCCGAGGAG AGGGTCTGAACCTTGGGAAGAAGATAAGCGTTCCAAAGGACGTGATGATGGAGGAGCTCAACCTTCCATCTAATCGAGGCTCTCGCATGTTtcaggagagacagaagagggtCGAGAGGTTTACACTGGAGAACGTTGCTAATGGTGCTTATAGCACCAACGAT GTGTATTCAGAGGCCGTTGCTCCCCCACAGATCATCCCAGAGCCacagggaggaaaagagaacCAGGCTTTCTCCATCCCTGGTAAGCACAGCCTGGTCATGAACCTTCAGAAGACTATAGCAAAGAAGGGCAGTCCTGACGTCCTCGCTCCAG GATATTCCGGCCCTCTGAAGCAAATTCCTAATGAGAAGTTCAACACAACAATAATCCCAAAATCCTACACCTCCCCATGGAGCCAAGCTCTGGGAGACAACACAGAGCTCCTGAACGCCCTCAATACCCAGCTGCCCCAGCTCCCACAAAGACTACAGCCTTCCAACTACCGGTGCTTCAACAG atCCGCTCTGCCATTTGGGGGAGCTATGACCAGCAGGAGGGTGATCCCATCGATTGGCTTTGAGGCAGTGGAATCGCAGAACCTGCCCGGCATCGCTCTGGAACGCATGTGTCGACGGCCCAACTTCAACAGAGCGCCCAGGGGATGGGGATGTGATTTGTGCCCTGAATCTAATGACCTATGA
- the LOC117951695 gene encoding myozenin-2-like isoform X2, which produces MEGLNLGKKISVPKDVMMEELNLPSNRGSRMFQERQKRVERFTLENVANGAYSTNDVYSEAVAPPQIIPEPQGGKENQAFSIPGKHSLVMNLQKTIAKKGSPDVLAPGYSGPLKQIPNEKFNTTIIPKSYTSPWSQALGDNTELLNALNTQLPQLPQRLQPSNYRCFNRSALPFGGAMTSRRVIPSIGFEAVESQNLPGIALERMCRRPNFNRAPRGWGCDLCPESNDL; this is translated from the exons ATGG AGGGTCTGAACCTTGGGAAGAAGATAAGCGTTCCAAAGGACGTGATGATGGAGGAGCTCAACCTTCCATCTAATCGAGGCTCTCGCATGTTtcaggagagacagaagagggtCGAGAGGTTTACACTGGAGAACGTTGCTAATGGTGCTTATAGCACCAACGAT GTGTATTCAGAGGCCGTTGCTCCCCCACAGATCATCCCAGAGCCacagggaggaaaagagaacCAGGCTTTCTCCATCCCTGGTAAGCACAGCCTGGTCATGAACCTTCAGAAGACTATAGCAAAGAAGGGCAGTCCTGACGTCCTCGCTCCAG GATATTCCGGCCCTCTGAAGCAAATTCCTAATGAGAAGTTCAACACAACAATAATCCCAAAATCCTACACCTCCCCATGGAGCCAAGCTCTGGGAGACAACACAGAGCTCCTGAACGCCCTCAATACCCAGCTGCCCCAGCTCCCACAAAGACTACAGCCTTCCAACTACCGGTGCTTCAACAG atCCGCTCTGCCATTTGGGGGAGCTATGACCAGCAGGAGGGTGATCCCATCGATTGGCTTTGAGGCAGTGGAATCGCAGAACCTGCCCGGCATCGCTCTGGAACGCATGTGTCGACGGCCCAACTTCAACAGAGCGCCCAGGGGATGGGGATGTGATTTGTGCCCTGAATCTAATGACCTATGA
- the LOC117951695 gene encoding myozenin-2-like isoform X3: MMEELNLPSNRGSRMFQERQKRVERFTLENVANGAYSTNDVYSEAVAPPQIIPEPQGGKENQAFSIPGKHSLVMNLQKTIAKKGSPDVLAPGYSGPLKQIPNEKFNTTIIPKSYTSPWSQALGDNTELLNALNTQLPQLPQRLQPSNYRCFNRSALPFGGAMTSRRVIPSIGFEAVESQNLPGIALERMCRRPNFNRAPRGWGCDLCPESNDL; the protein is encoded by the exons ATGATGGAGGAGCTCAACCTTCCATCTAATCGAGGCTCTCGCATGTTtcaggagagacagaagagggtCGAGAGGTTTACACTGGAGAACGTTGCTAATGGTGCTTATAGCACCAACGAT GTGTATTCAGAGGCCGTTGCTCCCCCACAGATCATCCCAGAGCCacagggaggaaaagagaacCAGGCTTTCTCCATCCCTGGTAAGCACAGCCTGGTCATGAACCTTCAGAAGACTATAGCAAAGAAGGGCAGTCCTGACGTCCTCGCTCCAG GATATTCCGGCCCTCTGAAGCAAATTCCTAATGAGAAGTTCAACACAACAATAATCCCAAAATCCTACACCTCCCCATGGAGCCAAGCTCTGGGAGACAACACAGAGCTCCTGAACGCCCTCAATACCCAGCTGCCCCAGCTCCCACAAAGACTACAGCCTTCCAACTACCGGTGCTTCAACAG atCCGCTCTGCCATTTGGGGGAGCTATGACCAGCAGGAGGGTGATCCCATCGATTGGCTTTGAGGCAGTGGAATCGCAGAACCTGCCCGGCATCGCTCTGGAACGCATGTGTCGACGGCCCAACTTCAACAGAGCGCCCAGGGGATGGGGATGTGATTTGTGCCCTGAATCTAATGACCTATGA
- the rbm22 gene encoding pre-mRNA-splicing factor RBM22 produces the protein MATSLGSNTYNRQNWEDADFPILCQTCLGENPYIRMTKEKYGKECKICARPFTVFRWCPGTRMRFKKTEVCQTCSKMKNVCQTCLLDLEYGLPIQVRDTGLSVKDEVPKSDVNKEYYTQNMEREIANSDGTRPVGQLGKAPSSSDMLLKLARTTPYYKRNRPHICSFWVKGECKRGEECPYRHEKPTDPDDPLADQNIKDRYYGINDPVADKLLKRASTMPRLDPPDDKSISTLYIGGLGDTVTDGDLKSHFYQFGEIRTITIVQRQQCAFIQFATRQAAEMAAEKSFNKLIINGRRLTVKWGRSQAARGKEGIKDGISEMGTRLDPVPGLPGALPPPPALDEEAPANYFNLDPGTSPAVMNIALPPPPGINPPPPGFGPPMFHPMGHMAPPMPPPMSMRPPGQIHYPSQDPQRMGAHAAHGSRHGD, from the exons ATGGCGACATCCCTAGGATCCAACACCTACAATAGACAGAACTGGGAAGACGCG gATTTTCCAATTCTGTGTCAGACATGTTTAGGAGAAAACCCTTACATTCGTATG ACCAAGGAGAAGTATGGGAAAGAATGCAAG ATTTGTGCTCGACCATTTACTGTGTTCCGGTGGTGTCCAGGGACACGGATGCGTTTCAAGAAGACGGAGGTCTGTCAGACCTGCAGTAAAATGAAGAATGTTTGTCAAACATGTCTGCTCGACCTGGAGTATG GTTTGCCTATCCAGGTCAGAGACACTGGGCTGTCAGTTAAAGACGAGGTTCCTAAGTCAGATGTGAACAAAGAGTactacacacaaaacatggaGAGAGAG ATAGCCAATTCTGATGGCACACGGCCGGTGGGGCAGCTAGGTAAAGCTCCCAGCTCCAGTGATATGTTGCTAAAACTTGCTCGGACCACTCCATACTACAAGAGGAACCGGCCACACATCTGCTCCTTCTGGGTGAAGGGAGAGTGTAAGAGAGGGGAGGAGTGTCCCTACAG GCATGAGAAGCCCACAGATCCTGATGACCCTCTGGCTGACCAGAACATAAAGGACCGTTACTATGGCATCAATGACCCAGTAGCTGACAAGCTGCTAAAACGCGCCTCAACTATGCCCCGACTGGACCCACCAGACGACAAGTCCATCTCCACCCTCTACATAGGGGGTTTGGGAGATACTGTCACTGATGGAGATCTCAA gagtCACTTTTACCAGTTTGGTGAGATTCGCACAATTACCATAGTCCAAAGGCAGCAGTGCGCCTTCATCCAGTTTGCCACTCGGCAGGCAGCTGAAATGGCTGCTGAGAAGTCCTTCAACAAACTCATCATTAATGGACGGAGGCTCACTGTCAAGTGGGGAAG GTCACAGGCAGCAAGAGGAAAGGAGGGCATCAAAGATGGCATCAGTGAGATGGGCACCAGACTTGACCCTGTCCCTGGACTGCCTGGAG CTCTTCCTCCACCACCAGCTTTAGATGAAGAAGCACCTGCAAACTACTTCAACCTGGACCCCGGCACCTCTCCTGCAGTCATGAACATTGCTCTGCCCCCCCCTCCAGGCATCAACCCGCCGCCCCCAG GTTTCGGCCCTCCGATGTTTCACCCCATGGGTCACATGGCTCCCCCTATGCCCCCTCCGATGAGCATGAGACCTCCTGGTCAAATCCACTACCCCTCCCAGGATCCTCAGCGCATGGGTGCCCACGCCGCACATGGCTCACGTCATGGTGATTAG